The following proteins are co-located in the Acidimicrobiales bacterium genome:
- a CDS encoding glutamate-1-semialdehyde 2,1-aminomutase: MTGTNEELFARASAVIPGGVNSPVRAFGSVGGTPYFVARAEGPFVFDAEGRRLIDWVQSYGPGILGHAHPAVVAAITAAAADGSTYGAPTEREVRLAEEMIERVPGLEMVRMVSSGTEAAMSAIRLARGVTGRSKILKFAGCYHGHADALLAAGGSGVANQGLSGCDGVTDGAVADTVVAPYNVVPTLDESFAVVAVEPVAANMGVIEPSPDFLAGLRAECDRVGALLLFDEVITGFRLGRGGATEWSGVTPDVWCFGKVIGGGLPMGAFGASRAVMSHLAPLGGVYQAGTLSGNPLATAAGLATLALLDADAYLRLTATARRLADGMTAAFAAAGVPAVVPRIGPIVGLFFTDTAPTNFDEASAAADNGVYPRFFHGMLDRGVALAPGAYEALFPSLAHGDDEVDATVAACAEVAVTL, from the coding sequence GTGACCGGTACCAATGAAGAACTCTTCGCCCGCGCGTCGGCCGTCATCCCCGGAGGGGTGAACTCGCCGGTGCGGGCGTTCGGTTCGGTCGGCGGCACGCCGTACTTCGTGGCGCGCGCCGAGGGGCCCTTCGTGTTCGACGCCGAGGGGCGCCGCCTGATCGACTGGGTCCAGAGCTACGGGCCGGGAATCCTCGGTCACGCCCACCCCGCGGTGGTGGCGGCGATCACCGCCGCGGCGGCTGACGGCTCCACGTACGGTGCCCCGACCGAGCGTGAGGTCCGCCTCGCCGAGGAGATGATCGAGCGCGTGCCCGGCCTCGAGATGGTCCGAATGGTCTCGTCGGGCACCGAGGCCGCCATGTCGGCCATCCGCCTCGCCCGGGGTGTCACCGGCCGGTCCAAGATCCTCAAGTTCGCGGGTTGCTACCACGGTCATGCCGATGCCCTGTTGGCCGCCGGCGGTTCCGGTGTCGCCAACCAGGGTCTGTCGGGCTGTGACGGCGTGACCGACGGCGCCGTGGCCGACACCGTGGTCGCGCCCTACAACGTCGTGCCGACGCTGGACGAGAGCTTCGCGGTCGTGGCGGTCGAACCCGTTGCCGCGAACATGGGCGTCATCGAGCCTTCTCCCGACTTTCTCGCAGGCCTGCGGGCCGAGTGCGACCGTGTGGGCGCACTGCTCCTGTTCGACGAGGTGATCACCGGCTTCCGCCTCGGTCGGGGTGGGGCCACGGAGTGGTCGGGCGTGACGCCCGACGTCTGGTGCTTCGGCAAGGTCATCGGCGGCGGTCTGCCGATGGGTGCGTTCGGTGCAAGCCGCGCGGTCATGTCGCACCTGGCTCCGCTGGGCGGGGTCTACCAGGCGGGAACCCTGTCGGGGAACCCACTGGCCACCGCCGCGGGCCTCGCTACCCTCGCGCTACTCGACGCTGACGCCTACCTGCGGCTGACCGCCACGGCGCGACGCCTCGCCGACGGTATGACGGCGGCCTTCGCTGCGGCGGGTGTCCCCGCGGTCGTGCCCCGGATCGGCCCGATCGTCGGGCTGTTCTTCACCGACACGGCGCCGACGAACTTCGACGAGGCCTCGGCTGCCGCCGACAACGGCGTGTACCCCCGCTTCTTCCACGGGATGCTCGACCGGGGAGTGGCGTTGGCGCCCGGCGCCTACGAGGCCCTGTTCCCGAGCCTCGCCCACGGCGACGACGAGGTGGACGCCACCGTCGCCGCGTGCGCCGAAGTGGCCGTCACCCTCTGA
- a CDS encoding geranylgeranyl reductase family protein: MTEATRHDLLVVGGGPGGSAAAYWAARAGLDVVVVEKKTFPRDKTCGDGLTPRAVTQLAAMGLEDRIAGSHHRHDGLRTIAHGRTLELPWPDHPEHPSYGYVVRRRDLDTMVAEHAQAAGAKVLQGTEATRPILESGLLRGAEVRDVASDATSEIRASWVIIADGANSRFGRALGCSRERSWPQGMAIRTYFESPLSTDPWIESALDVRDRQGNSLPGYGWIFPLGDGTINVGIGLLSTFRDYKSVNTSHLMEEWAHAVPEHWGIDPTAPLQDATGGRLPMAGSVDPKLGPNWVVIGDAAGSINPFNGEGIDYAYETGRKAAELIAAAHAADDGLILNGYERWLDDEYGLYFKVARIFAKVIGNPRLIAELTRAGMQSRPLMEWALRIMANLLRPDEVGPAEAAYRAIAAIVKVTPE; the protein is encoded by the coding sequence ATGACCGAGGCCACCCGACACGACCTGCTCGTCGTAGGGGGAGGTCCGGGGGGTTCGGCCGCCGCGTACTGGGCGGCCCGGGCCGGACTCGACGTCGTCGTCGTCGAGAAGAAGACCTTTCCGCGTGACAAGACCTGCGGTGACGGTCTGACCCCGCGTGCCGTCACCCAACTCGCGGCCATGGGGCTCGAAGACCGCATCGCCGGGTCCCACCACCGCCACGACGGTCTGCGCACGATCGCCCACGGCCGCACCCTCGAGCTGCCGTGGCCCGACCATCCCGAGCATCCGTCCTACGGCTACGTCGTGCGACGTCGGGACCTCGACACCATGGTCGCCGAACACGCCCAGGCGGCGGGTGCCAAGGTCCTCCAGGGCACCGAGGCGACCCGGCCGATCCTCGAGTCCGGCCTGCTGCGCGGCGCCGAGGTTCGTGACGTCGCCTCGGACGCCACGTCGGAGATCCGCGCCAGCTGGGTCATCATCGCGGACGGCGCCAACTCCCGGTTCGGCCGGGCGCTCGGCTGCTCCCGGGAACGAAGCTGGCCCCAGGGCATGGCGATCCGCACCTACTTCGAGAGTCCACTCTCGACGGACCCGTGGATCGAGTCCGCACTCGACGTGCGGGACCGCCAGGGGAACTCCCTGCCCGGGTACGGCTGGATCTTCCCTCTCGGCGACGGGACCATCAACGTCGGGATCGGGCTGCTGTCCACCTTCCGGGACTACAAGTCCGTCAACACCTCGCACCTCATGGAGGAGTGGGCCCACGCCGTCCCGGAGCACTGGGGGATCGACCCGACCGCTCCCCTGCAGGACGCCACCGGTGGTCGTCTACCGATGGCGGGATCGGTGGACCCCAAGCTCGGCCCGAACTGGGTGGTGATCGGCGACGCCGCCGGTTCCATCAACCCGTTCAACGGCGAGGGGATCGACTACGCCTACGAGACCGGCCGCAAGGCCGCTGAGTTGATCGCGGCCGCCCACGCGGCCGACGACGGACTGATCCTCAACGGCTACGAGCGCTGGCTCGACGACGAGTACGGCCTCTACTTCAAGGTCGCCCGCATCTTCGCGAAGGTGATCGGCAACCCCCGCCTCATCGCGGAGTTGACCCGGGCCGGGATGCAGTCCCGGCCCCTCATGGAGTGGGCACTGCGGATCATGGCCAACCTCCTGCGCCCCGACGAGGTCGGCCCGGCCGAGGCGGCCTACAGGGCCATCGCCGCAATCGTGAAGGTCACGCCGGAATAG